A section of the Chryseobacterium ginsenosidimutans genome encodes:
- a CDS encoding 3-deoxy-D-manno-octulosonic acid transferase, giving the protein MAFLYNIFINLFIFGMKVFSLFNDKTKKGVEGRKESLQKIKSAFSKSDKVIWMHAASLGEYEQGLPVLEQLKEKLPTHKILVTFFSPSGYENVIKKKNIADVICYLPFDKESSVKEFVSQFSVDLFFTVKYDYWYNLLAELKKQGAKTYVISALFYDGQSFFTSYGKWFVKQLQKNIDWFFHQTEMSYALAKSVGLTKSSVTGDTRFDRVKQLRDRNNHVDFIKDFIGEDKAVVFGSSWQAEEKIAGEVLLGNPYDKLIIAPHDLKRVQYLKQIFPDAILYSEIDESVKKFQSRVLIIDSIGLLSKLYSYADIAVVGGGFHDAGLHNILEAATFGVPVIFGNHYRKNPEADELIAIDGGRSFENAGLATDFILFLINNEEMLEEMSKNAAKFVIEKPNSTELILKKILS; this is encoded by the coding sequence ATGGCTTTTCTTTATAACATATTCATCAATTTATTCATCTTCGGGATGAAGGTTTTTTCGTTGTTTAATGATAAAACAAAAAAGGGTGTTGAAGGCAGGAAAGAATCTTTGCAAAAGATAAAATCAGCTTTCTCAAAGTCTGATAAAGTTATCTGGATGCACGCTGCAAGTTTGGGTGAATATGAGCAGGGTTTACCTGTTTTGGAACAGTTAAAAGAGAAATTGCCGACACATAAAATTCTGGTGACCTTTTTTTCTCCATCAGGTTATGAAAATGTAATTAAAAAGAAAAATATTGCAGATGTGATCTGTTATTTGCCCTTTGATAAAGAATCTTCTGTAAAAGAATTTGTCTCACAGTTTTCTGTTGACCTGTTTTTTACGGTGAAGTACGATTATTGGTATAATTTGTTGGCTGAATTGAAAAAGCAAGGGGCAAAAACATATGTGATTTCGGCTTTATTCTATGATGGTCAATCATTTTTTACTTCTTATGGAAAATGGTTTGTAAAACAATTACAGAAAAATATTGACTGGTTTTTTCATCAGACCGAAATGTCTTATGCTTTGGCAAAAAGTGTTGGTTTAACGAAGTCTTCTGTGACCGGAGATACAAGATTTGATCGTGTAAAGCAACTTAGGGATCGTAATAACCATGTAGATTTTATTAAAGATTTTATTGGAGAAGATAAAGCGGTTGTTTTTGGAAGCTCATGGCAGGCGGAAGAGAAAATTGCGGGAGAAGTTTTGTTGGGTAATCCGTATGATAAGTTAATTATTGCACCCCATGATCTGAAAAGAGTTCAGTATTTAAAACAAATTTTTCCGGATGCCATTTTATATAGCGAAATCGATGAATCGGTTAAAAAATTTCAGTCAAGAGTTTTAATTATTGACAGTATCGGTTTGCTTTCAAAATTATATTCTTATGCAGATATTGCCGTTGTTGGCGGAGGCTTCCATGATGCCGGGCTGCATAATATTTTAGAGGCTGCAACTTTTGGCGTTCCGGTGATTTTTGGAAATCATTACAGGAAAAACCCAGAGGCAGACGAATTAATTGCCATAGATGGCGGAAGATCTTTTGAAAATGCAGGTTTGGCCACAGATTTTATTTTGTTTTTGATTAATAATGAAGAAATGCTTGAAGAAATGTCTAAAAATGCAGCCAAATTCGTTATTGAAAAGCCAAATTCTACAGAATTAATTCTAAAGAAAATTTTATCTTAA
- a CDS encoding deoxyuridine 5'-triphosphate nucleotidohydrolase: MEYSKEFKAALSNFSSIEKDRLIFRLLKKDKLLSKKLYFELIDPETTDNKRDAMEEIIEEKVLMASKYIGNQKYFLGIVRKISAEITEHIKITTDKFGEVSLNLLLINKILEYNEDLSRQRFDNVYKLYIYLINKTVKALTLIKKLEVDYWIEIDEQLDILKEKVLQNNYLSKLFTNNGIDFNWLTSDKIPDNIDQIIKEIKNQGFLR; the protein is encoded by the coding sequence ATGGAATACTCAAAAGAATTTAAAGCAGCATTAAGTAATTTTTCATCTATAGAAAAAGACCGTTTAATTTTCAGATTACTGAAAAAAGATAAACTTTTGTCTAAAAAACTGTATTTCGAACTGATCGATCCGGAAACAACCGATAATAAACGAGATGCAATGGAAGAAATTATTGAGGAAAAAGTATTAATGGCTTCAAAATATATTGGCAACCAAAAATATTTTCTCGGAATTGTCAGAAAAATAAGTGCAGAAATCACCGAACATATAAAAATCACCACCGACAAATTCGGAGAAGTTTCGCTTAATTTATTATTGATTAATAAGATTTTAGAATACAATGAAGATCTTAGCCGGCAAAGATTTGATAATGTATACAAGCTGTATATTTATCTCATAAACAAAACTGTAAAAGCATTAACGTTAATCAAAAAGCTAGAGGTAGATTATTGGATAGAAATCGATGAACAACTGGATATTTTGAAAGAAAAAGTACTGCAAAACAACTATTTATCAAAACTTTTCACCAACAACGGAATAGATTTTAACTGGCTTACAAGTGATAAAATTCCCGATAATATTGATCAGATTATAAAAGAAATAAAAAATCAGGGATTTTTAAGATAA
- a CDS encoding glycosyltransferase family 2 protein, which translates to MKELVSIITPSYNSAEFIEETILSVLNQTYENWEWLISDDRSKDNTVDIIKKYNDPRIKLQVLEQNRGAGNARNKSLERATGRYIAFLDSDDSWHPEYLETMTNYMQENNAELVYCNYSRCDEHTMEPILKDFEADKIVTFSNLLKTCRLAPVSTIYDTKRVGKFFFPVNSKREDHVMWLNLLKEIPKGYPVKKTLAKYRMRENSVSRKKQNIIKDQYLVYKDFMGFSTLKSLYYTANWAVNGFLKYSKIFN; encoded by the coding sequence ATGAAAGAACTTGTTTCCATCATCACGCCATCTTACAATTCTGCAGAATTTATTGAAGAAACGATACTATCCGTGCTAAACCAAACCTATGAAAACTGGGAATGGCTGATCAGTGATGACCGTTCTAAGGATAACACTGTTGACATCATTAAAAAATACAATGACCCAAGAATAAAACTGCAGGTTCTAGAGCAAAACAGAGGTGCAGGAAATGCAAGAAATAAAAGCCTTGAAAGAGCTACCGGAAGATATATTGCTTTCCTCGATTCTGATGATTCTTGGCATCCCGAATATCTTGAAACTATGACCAATTATATGCAGGAAAACAATGCAGAATTGGTATATTGCAACTATTCCAGATGCGACGAACATACGATGGAACCGATTTTGAAAGATTTTGAAGCAGATAAAATTGTTACTTTTTCTAATTTGCTTAAAACATGCAGACTGGCTCCCGTTTCTACAATTTATGACACCAAAAGAGTCGGGAAGTTCTTCTTTCCTGTGAACAGTAAGCGCGAAGATCATGTCATGTGGTTGAATTTATTAAAAGAAATACCAAAAGGATATCCTGTAAAAAAGACGTTAGCAAAATACAGAATGCGCGAAAACAGTGTTTCAAGAAAAAAGCAAAATATTATTAAAGACCAATATTTGGTTTATAAGGATTTCATGGGGTTTTCAACTTTAAAATCTCTGTATTATACTGCAAATTGGGCAGTAAACGGATTTTTAAAATATTCAAAAATTTTCAATTAA
- a CDS encoding acyltransferase family protein encodes MQDITKNNFDFIRVLLAFIVFVGHLGALSASKELKIFEHSPIEIAVFGFFVVSGFLIARSYDRSSSLKSYLKKRIKRIVPAYLLVVFLCAILLSLVSTLPFSEYFSNTQVYKYLFWNSIFLNFKAPWLPGVFGNQAVNGALWTLKIEMSYYFCVPLLFLLFGKNNKYRNISLIILYFISLVYLNYFESLNKISVAKQLPGTLSYFIPGMLIYFNFDKFIKHKNLLFIIAIITVWIDLFLKIQLFSPMMIGIIVLYIAYSFKFLNNFGKYGDFTYGIYIFHFPIIRTFTTLGLFEDYNPFFMAFVCMLVVIAVGVSSWHFYEKRFL; translated from the coding sequence ATGCAAGACATAACGAAAAATAATTTTGACTTTATCCGTGTTCTCCTCGCTTTTATCGTTTTCGTCGGACATTTAGGAGCGTTAAGTGCCTCTAAAGAACTTAAGATTTTTGAACACAGTCCCATAGAAATTGCCGTTTTCGGATTCTTTGTTGTCAGTGGATTTCTTATAGCAAGAAGCTACGACAGATCATCCAGTTTAAAAAGCTATTTAAAAAAGAGAATTAAAAGAATTGTCCCTGCCTATTTACTGGTGGTTTTTTTATGTGCAATATTACTAAGTTTGGTCAGTACACTTCCTTTTTCAGAATATTTCAGCAACACACAGGTTTACAAATATCTTTTTTGGAATTCTATATTTTTAAATTTTAAAGCACCTTGGTTGCCCGGAGTTTTTGGAAATCAGGCGGTGAACGGAGCTCTCTGGACTCTTAAAATAGAGATGTCTTATTACTTCTGTGTCCCATTGCTATTCTTACTTTTTGGCAAAAACAATAAATACAGGAATATCAGTTTAATTATCTTGTATTTTATATCACTGGTTTACCTGAATTATTTTGAATCATTAAATAAAATCTCAGTTGCAAAACAACTTCCGGGGACATTATCTTATTTTATTCCGGGAATGCTGATTTATTTTAATTTTGATAAATTCATTAAACATAAAAACCTATTATTTATCATTGCTATTATTACCGTTTGGATTGATTTATTTTTAAAAATACAATTATTCTCTCCAATGATGATCGGCATCATTGTACTTTATATAGCATATTCGTTTAAGTTTTTGAATAATTTCGGGAAATATGGAGATTTCACATACGGCATTTATATCTTCCACTTCCCTATTATCAGGACTTTTACAACTTTAGGACTTTTTGAAGATTATAATCCTTTCTTCATGGCATTTGTTTGCATGCTTGTTGTAATAGCTGTTGGCGTGAGTTCCTGGCATTTTTATGAAAAAAGATTTTTATAA
- a CDS encoding lipocalin family protein: protein MKKLALLFAGLSLFVATGCNNDEDEVMEAPLVGVWQPIKKVVTTVAVGQPPVSDGISFDTDCQKTSRWTFASEIAGKRVDMGDSSNPGTCAATFDRVFTYTYDKDSKAVSIKYQGIVQPDQGKIISISDTTLNIMFEDKTDPTEFHSETYTLKRIPQ from the coding sequence ATGAAGAAATTAGCATTATTATTTGCAGGTTTATCATTATTTGTAGCAACAGGATGTAATAACGACGAGGATGAAGTTATGGAAGCTCCACTTGTTGGGGTTTGGCAGCCGATAAAAAAAGTAGTAACTACTGTTGCAGTAGGGCAGCCTCCTGTTTCAGATGGTATTTCTTTTGATACTGACTGCCAGAAAACATCAAGATGGACATTTGCTTCAGAAATAGCAGGAAAAAGAGTAGACATGGGAGATAGTTCGAATCCTGGAACTTGTGCAGCAACTTTTGATAGAGTTTTTACATATACTTATGATAAAGACAGCAAAGCTGTTTCAATAAAATATCAGGGAATTGTACAGCCGGATCAGGGGAAGATAATAAGCATCAGTGATACGACGCTAAATATTATGTTCGAAGATAAAACAGATCCTACTGAATTTCATTCTGAGACTTATACACTTAAGAGAATTCCTCAATAA
- a CDS encoding leucine--tRNA ligase: MFYDHQQIEKKWQKYWEENQTYKTSDNTDKPKFYVLDMFPYPSGAGLHVGHPLGYIASDIYARYKRHQGFNVLHPVGYDSFGLPAEQYAIQTGQHPAITTEQNITRYEEQLRKIGFSFDWSREVRTSDASYYKWTQWIFIELFHSWYNKDTDKAESISTLIKHFEEKGTADLNANQNEELNFTAEEWKEASEIDKEDILLNYRLAYRAETTVNWCPALGTVLANDEVKDGKSERGGFPVYQKKMMQWSMRISAYSERLLQGLKTLDWPQPLKDSQEYWIGKSQGAQVQFTVEGHDEIVEVFTTRPDTIFGATFMVLAPENPLVETITTAEQKAEVENYIEETSKKTERDRMSDVKNVSGAFTGTYAINPFSNERMPIYISDYVLMGYGTGAVMAVPAHDERDHRFAKKFNLEIKKVVETDEDVQEKSFDSKDSVCVNSDFLNGLNYNDAKALIIDAIEKKRIGHGTTNYRQRDAIFSRQRYWGEPIPIYYKDGMPYTLPTSALPLELPEVEKYLPTEDGDPPLGNSKTFAWDEANQKVVATDLIDDKTVFPLELSTMPGWAGSSWYFLRYMDPNNGEVFANKKMSDYWGQVDLYIGGSEHATGHLLYSRFWNMFLKDRGYINNDEPFQKLINQGMILGMSAFVHFVFFSLIEKESKNVIIDRKIILISKSSYIKALSGDNNELIDISKNYLTAEQNNDLNEGKFILITPIQKVPVDISLLKGTSDELDTEAFKAWRPDYADAEFILEDGKYITDREVEKMSKSKYNVVNPDDICEEYGADGLRLYEMFLGPLEQSKPWNTQGLSGVYGFLKKFWNLYFNEGVFEVSDEEPTKAEYKVLHTLIKKVVYDIENFSFNTSVSSFMIAVNELQKIKCNKRNILEPLAVIISPYAPHICEELWSLLGNKESVEFEKFPVLNEDYLVEDEIQYPVSVNGKMKFKISLSAQFSAKEVEDVVLQDEKMQQILEGKTPKKIIVVHHRIVNIVI; encoded by the coding sequence GTGTTTTACGATCATCAGCAGATAGAAAAAAAGTGGCAGAAATACTGGGAAGAAAACCAAACGTATAAAACTTCCGATAACACAGACAAACCGAAATTTTATGTTCTCGATATGTTTCCATATCCATCCGGAGCAGGGCTTCACGTAGGTCATCCTCTGGGATATATTGCATCAGATATTTATGCGAGATATAAAAGACATCAGGGTTTCAATGTTCTCCATCCCGTTGGTTATGACAGTTTCGGGCTTCCTGCTGAGCAGTATGCAATTCAGACAGGGCAACATCCTGCAATTACAACTGAGCAAAACATTACGAGATATGAAGAGCAATTAAGAAAAATAGGTTTTTCATTTGACTGGAGCAGAGAAGTTAGAACTTCTGACGCTTCTTATTATAAATGGACACAATGGATTTTTATTGAATTGTTCCATTCCTGGTATAATAAAGATACAGACAAGGCAGAATCGATCTCAACTTTGATTAAACATTTTGAAGAAAAAGGAACAGCAGATTTAAATGCCAATCAAAACGAAGAATTAAATTTCACTGCAGAAGAATGGAAAGAAGCTTCTGAAATTGATAAAGAAGATATTTTATTAAATTATCGTTTGGCGTACAGAGCTGAAACGACTGTCAACTGGTGTCCTGCTTTAGGAACAGTATTGGCAAATGATGAAGTAAAAGACGGAAAATCCGAAAGAGGAGGTTTTCCTGTTTACCAAAAGAAAATGATGCAGTGGAGCATGAGAATTTCTGCATATTCCGAAAGATTGTTGCAAGGTCTTAAAACATTAGACTGGCCGCAACCGTTGAAAGATTCTCAGGAATACTGGATCGGAAAATCTCAGGGAGCGCAGGTGCAATTTACTGTTGAAGGTCATGATGAGATTGTTGAGGTTTTTACCACAAGACCTGATACTATTTTTGGAGCAACATTTATGGTGTTGGCGCCGGAAAATCCTTTAGTGGAAACAATTACTACAGCAGAACAAAAAGCTGAGGTAGAAAATTATATTGAAGAAACTTCCAAGAAAACCGAAAGAGACAGAATGTCTGACGTGAAAAATGTTTCAGGTGCTTTCACAGGGACTTACGCGATCAATCCTTTCAGTAATGAAAGAATGCCGATTTATATTTCAGATTATGTGTTGATGGGTTACGGAACAGGAGCTGTAATGGCTGTTCCGGCACATGATGAGCGTGATCACAGATTTGCAAAGAAATTTAATTTAGAAATTAAAAAAGTTGTAGAAACTGATGAAGATGTTCAGGAAAAGTCTTTTGATTCTAAAGATTCTGTTTGTGTAAACTCTGATTTCTTAAACGGATTAAATTATAATGATGCAAAGGCATTAATTATAGATGCTATCGAGAAAAAAAGAATCGGTCACGGAACGACGAACTACAGACAGCGTGATGCGATTTTCTCAAGACAAAGATATTGGGGCGAGCCGATTCCTATTTATTATAAAGACGGAATGCCGTACACGTTGCCAACTTCTGCATTGCCTTTGGAACTTCCTGAAGTTGAAAAATATTTGCCAACAGAAGACGGAGATCCACCATTAGGAAATTCAAAAACTTTTGCTTGGGATGAAGCTAATCAAAAAGTGGTTGCCACAGATTTAATTGATGATAAAACTGTATTTCCGTTAGAATTATCTACAATGCCGGGTTGGGCAGGAAGCTCATGGTATTTCCTGAGATATATGGATCCAAATAATGGTGAGGTTTTTGCTAATAAAAAAATGTCGGATTATTGGGGACAGGTAGATTTATATATTGGAGGTAGCGAGCACGCAACCGGTCATTTATTGTATTCCCGTTTCTGGAATATGTTTTTAAAAGACAGAGGATATATTAATAATGATGAACCTTTCCAGAAATTGATCAATCAGGGGATGATTTTGGGGATGAGTGCTTTTGTTCATTTTGTTTTTTTCTCTTTAATTGAAAAAGAAAGCAAAAATGTAATTATTGATAGAAAAATAATTCTAATCTCTAAAAGTTCATACATAAAAGCATTGTCTGGGGATAATAATGAACTAATAGATATTTCTAAAAATTACCTTACTGCAGAACAAAATAATGATCTTAATGAAGGTAAGTTTATTTTAATAACCCCAATTCAAAAAGTTCCTGTAGATATATCTTTATTAAAAGGAACATCTGATGAATTAGACACGGAAGCCTTCAAAGCTTGGAGGCCAGATTATGCAGATGCAGAATTTATTTTGGAAGACGGAAAATATATCACAGATCGTGAAGTAGAAAAAATGTCCAAATCAAAATACAATGTAGTAAATCCTGATGACATCTGTGAAGAATACGGAGCAGACGGATTGAGATTGTATGAAATGTTTTTAGGTCCGTTAGAACAATCCAAGCCATGGAATACGCAAGGATTAAGTGGAGTTTACGGTTTCTTGAAAAAATTCTGGAACCTGTATTTTAATGAAGGCGTTTTTGAAGTTTCTGATGAAGAACCGACAAAAGCTGAATATAAAGTGTTGCATACATTAATAAAAAAGGTAGTTTATGATATCGAAAACTTCTCTTTTAATACATCTGTATCGTCATTTATGATTGCTGTAAATGAATTACAAAAAATAAAATGTAATAAACGCAATATTTTAGAACCATTAGCCGTTATTATTTCCCCTTATGCTCCACACATCTGCGAAGAGCTTTGGAGCTTATTAGGAAACAAGGAGTCTGTCGAATTTGAGAAATTCCCTGTATTGAATGAAGACTATCTTGTGGAGGACGAAATTCAATATCCGGTAAGTGTAAATGGTAAAATGAAGTTTAAAATTTCACTCTCTGCTCAGTTTTCTGCCAAAGAAGTGGAAGATGTAGTGCTTCAGGATGAAAAAATGCAGCAGATTTTGGAAGGTAAAACACCAAAAAAAATCATTGTAGTGCATCACAGAATTGTGAATATAGTAATTTAA
- a CDS encoding MotA/TolQ/ExbB proton channel family protein, whose product MEMNVSKNDEQVVARKAGGLNPAIIIPIILAIGVCIYLFVLGNPGNFKDAEKLGGASVAFSDVEGKDIHPDSFLGIIYKGGVIVPILITFMITVIVFSFERYFVLSQAAGKGNLDNFVVQVRSLLNQNKVDEALEECDRQQGSVGNVVKEGLTTYKALSHDTTLNKEQKMVALNKAIEEATTLEMPMLEKNMMILSTLGTVATLIALLGTVIGMIKAFFALGSGGGTPDAAALSTGISEALINTALGIGTSAIAIMLYNFFTSKIDGLTYKIDEIAMSIQQSFAEFN is encoded by the coding sequence ATGGAAATGAATGTTTCAAAAAATGATGAGCAAGTAGTTGCTAGAAAAGCGGGAGGTTTAAACCCAGCTATTATTATTCCTATCATCTTAGCTATAGGAGTTTGTATTTATTTATTCGTTTTAGGTAATCCTGGAAATTTTAAAGATGCCGAAAAACTTGGTGGAGCGTCTGTAGCTTTCTCGGATGTTGAAGGAAAAGACATTCACCCAGATTCTTTCTTAGGAATTATCTACAAAGGAGGTGTAATCGTACCAATCTTGATTACTTTCATGATTACGGTAATCGTTTTCTCTTTTGAAAGATATTTCGTTCTTAGCCAGGCTGCAGGAAAAGGAAACTTAGACAATTTTGTTGTACAGGTAAGAAGCTTACTAAACCAAAACAAAGTTGACGAAGCTTTAGAAGAGTGCGACAGACAACAAGGTTCTGTAGGAAACGTAGTAAAAGAAGGTCTTACTACTTACAAAGCTTTATCTCACGATACGACTCTAAACAAAGAGCAAAAAATGGTAGCACTTAACAAAGCTATCGAAGAGGCTACAACTCTTGAAATGCCAATGCTTGAGAAAAACATGATGATCCTTTCTACTCTAGGTACAGTTGCTACTCTAATTGCACTACTTGGAACAGTAATCGGGATGATCAAAGCATTCTTCGCATTAGGTTCAGGTGGAGGTACACCAGATGCTGCTGCACTTTCTACAGGTATTTCTGAAGCCTTGATCAACACGGCATTAGGTATTGGTACTTCAGCTATCGCGATTATGCTTTATAACTTCTTTACTTCTAAAATTGACGGATTAACTTACAAGATTGACGAAATCGCGATGAGTATCCAACAGTCTTTCGCTGAATTCAACTAA
- a CDS encoding ExbD/TolR family protein, which yields MARVKPKRHGVVTDMTAMCDVAFLLLTFFILTTQFKKPDVEQIKPPSSISEKLLPDASLMTINATPDGKFYFQPVENASERLQLLDNMGKKYGITFDNNEKVAFQKVQAIGVPMNQLKSYLDMPGDEQKNFKSPTGIPMDSTNKQLVDWVKESLNVNPEYKLAIKGDVTTEYPKVKSLFEGLRDIDFLKFWLITSQEGKPNE from the coding sequence ATGGCGAGAGTCAAACCAAAAAGACATGGAGTAGTGACGGATATGACGGCAATGTGTGACGTTGCCTTCCTACTGCTTACATTCTTTATCTTGACCACTCAGTTTAAAAAACCTGACGTGGAGCAGATCAAACCGCCATCTTCAATATCAGAGAAGTTACTTCCTGATGCAAGTTTGATGACAATCAACGCTACTCCGGATGGGAAATTCTATTTCCAACCGGTAGAAAATGCATCTGAAAGATTACAGCTTTTAGACAATATGGGTAAAAAGTACGGAATTACTTTTGACAATAATGAAAAAGTTGCATTCCAGAAAGTACAAGCAATTGGGGTTCCTATGAACCAGCTAAAAAGCTATCTTGATATGCCGGGTGACGAGCAGAAGAACTTTAAGAGTCCTACAGGGATTCCTATGGATAGTACAAATAAGCAGTTAGTAGACTGGGTAAAAGAAAGTTTAAACGTAAATCCTGAATACAAATTAGCGATTAAGGGTGATGTTACTACTGAATATCCAAAAGTTAAAAGCCTATTTGAAGGTTTAAGAGATATCGATTTTCTTAAATTTTGGTTGATTACATCACAAGAAGGTAAACCTAATGAATAA
- a CDS encoding ExbD/TolR family protein: protein MAEVQVQEKGGKGGKVRSKKQNTRVDMTPMVDLGFLLITFFMFTTTFSKPNVMDLGLPAKPKEDQPKPPPTEIKLSNSISLLLGKNNKIFWHQQDNTSLTDQNLNETSFDREGIRKVIAQAKANAADKTKFTVIIKPTDDAVYKNFVDILDEMAITKSEQYGVTDLKPWEKAIYDRKVGNSGSPAAAPATK from the coding sequence ATGGCAGAAGTACAAGTACAGGAAAAAGGCGGGAAAGGCGGAAAGGTTCGATCCAAGAAGCAGAATACCCGCGTAGATATGACTCCGATGGTGGACTTAGGGTTTCTTTTGATTACCTTCTTTATGTTCACGACAACATTCTCTAAACCGAATGTAATGGATTTAGGACTTCCGGCAAAACCGAAAGAAGATCAACCAAAACCACCTCCAACAGAAATTAAACTTTCTAACTCAATTTCTTTATTATTAGGAAAGAACAATAAGATTTTTTGGCACCAACAGGATAATACATCTTTGACGGACCAGAATCTTAATGAAACTTCTTTTGACAGAGAAGGAATTAGAAAAGTAATAGCGCAGGCAAAAGCAAATGCGGCAGATAAGACAAAATTTACTGTTATTATCAAGCCAACTGACGATGCTGTATATAAGAACTTTGTTGATATTCTTGACGAAATGGCAATTACGAAGAGTGAGCAGTACGGTGTTACTGATCTTAAGCCTTGGGAAAAAGCTATTTATGACAGAAAAGTAGGTAATTCAGGATCTCCTGCAGCAGCACCTGCTACAAAGTAA
- a CDS encoding energy transducer TonB, which translates to MANENTYDPTLTLDEIVFENRNKEYGAYDLRHQYPRLLTKSFIVGTTLFLIAALSPFIYLTIKRLTEPPKQEVKADLVEILQEDKIIEQPKEEEPPPPPPPKEEEKIEVIQNVVPEPVKAPKIETPPPPISKQLETQTGLVAQEGVKAPAYTPPPPPPSNGNKASTAEVKPQVSDTQVYTEVEQTAEFPGGINAFRNKVSSNFDGSAMNGDEGTVKAEVTFVVERDGSITDVKASGGNSDFNSEAIRTIKSIKNKWTPAKINGQSVRYRFRLPLTMNFEG; encoded by the coding sequence ATGGCAAACGAAAATACATATGATCCTACTCTTACTTTAGACGAGATCGTATTTGAAAATAGAAACAAGGAGTATGGTGCATATGATTTGAGACATCAGTATCCTAGATTACTGACAAAATCTTTTATCGTAGGAACTACATTATTCCTTATTGCGGCTTTGTCTCCTTTTATATATCTTACAATTAAGAGACTTACTGAACCACCTAAACAAGAAGTGAAGGCTGATTTGGTAGAAATTCTTCAGGAAGATAAAATTATTGAGCAGCCTAAAGAAGAAGAACCACCTCCACCACCTCCACCAAAGGAAGAGGAGAAAATTGAAGTTATTCAAAACGTGGTTCCGGAGCCTGTAAAAGCTCCGAAAATTGAAACTCCACCACCGCCAATTTCTAAGCAATTAGAAACTCAAACAGGTTTGGTAGCTCAGGAGGGTGTAAAGGCTCCGGCTTATACTCCGCCGCCGCCACCACCATCAAATGGTAATAAAGCTTCAACAGCTGAAGTTAAGCCTCAGGTAAGTGATACTCAAGTATATACTGAAGTTGAGCAAACTGCAGAATTCCCTGGAGGGATTAATGCCTTCAGAAACAAAGTATCTAGTAACTTTGATGGTTCTGCAATGAATGGTGATGAAGGTACGGTAAAAGCTGAAGTTACTTTCGTAGTAGAAAGAGATGGAAGTATTACTGATGTTAAAGCTAGCGGAGGAAATTCGGATTTCAATTCTGAAGCGATCAGAACGATAAAGTCTATTAAAAACAAATGGACTCCTGCTAAGATTAACGGTCAATCTGTTCGTTACCGATTCAGATTACCTTTAACAATGAATTTTGAAGGATAA
- a CDS encoding C4-dicarboxylate ABC transporter, with protein MMFNWLSLVTGLFYIVLGIVVIYYKFFFTILEPGVAYAMGGLLILYGIFRIYRAISKIKSSGNEE; from the coding sequence ATGATGTTCAATTGGTTATCCCTGGTTACGGGATTGTTTTATATTGTGTTGGGAATTGTAGTTATTTACTACAAGTTCTTTTTTACGATTCTGGAGCCCGGCGTAGCTTACGCAATGGGTGGACTTCTTATTCTGTATGGTATATTCAGGATTTACAGAGCGATTTCAAAAATTAAAAGCTCAGGAAATGAAGAATAG